The nucleotide window GGAGGTTCTAATAAGCATATTTGACTTTTCagaaattcactttttttttttaattaaacttCTGCCTCAAGAGgtaaatagaatttcaaaaaccgaaaaaatgaaattgaattatataagggtagaattgaaaaaaatatgtaattattaaaGTAGTAGTAACGATTATTAATGGCATTTTGATTGTACAAGgagtaattaaatattttaaattaacctgtctaatttttttttttgaaacaataCACATCACattctaaaatatttaatataaatcttgataaacattttaaaatatattttttcatcagattgatataattttttttgtacgCTATATTActtttcattataattttttaatattttaaattttaaattttaaaatattaaattaatttaattaaattattaaaattaattaaactaactCTCATTAAATGAATTTGACTACTATTTTGGAATTGAGTAATTGACAACTATTTTGAAACGGAGAAAGTAAATCCAAAGGTTAGAAACTTAGCATAGAGTATTTTGGCATGGCATTTGTGTGAAATTCATATACGAGGGCCAAAAAAGGgtaaattcgttatttcgaaAAAATCATCGCACAAGTGCTAACGTAAATATGGTCATTCTCACTCGTGTAGGTTCCCAATAAGAATCAGCCACGTCAAGTTAATGACACTCTAATGACAGATGGCACATTGTTATTCGTTCATGCCATTTAATTCTTCCACGTCAGATTAAACCCAAACGCTGCCCTACGTATCTACCGAAAATAACTCTCCACAGTATAAAAGAGCGTTCGTCAGGGATCTCACAGTCAGTATTTTCCATCTCACACAATAGTGGCCATGGCTACTCCACGAATGAAAAGCCCTAGCTCTCTCCATCTCGTTGCTGTGTTCTCTCTACTCGTAGTCGCCGCCGCCGCCGAAGTTTTCTTCGAGGAAAGCTTCAATGGTAAATTTTTTATccatttgtgaattaatttacgTCAATTGATTGATGTCACttggatcaatttttgtgatCCATTTGGTTTTGGAGTGAATTTGTGGAAAATGATGAGGAGTGTGAAAGATCTGAGCttaattgtttgtttttagTTTGATCTGATAGAAGCTTGAAGTTTTGGAGTAGATCTgtcaattttaaaatgatatatgtagaTCGGAATGTTAGGTTTTTGAATTCTATGTTTGTGATtatgatttgtatttttttgaatGTTGATGTGTCTGAGTGCCATCGAGTATATCTACATTGTCTCTCTGAAGGAGCATACTCCATTTGCGTGTATTTTCTTGCGATGGGACTGCAATTTTCTTCAAATACTTGGACTGATTGGTGATTGGTAGGATTGTTAGATCTTATCCGGTTTgctatatgatttaaaaaatcatatcttaACACTCTGACTAGCTAATATTGGATCTATATATTATACAGAATAAAATTTCGAAAGATCATGATTATTAGTATTACATGGATAAAGTTAATTCTTGACAATTCCTAGTATAACTAGAGCATTGCACTCTTGTATTGTTTTCATATACAATGTTTGTTGGCAGTTTGTTTATTTGTTGACTGGAAATCAAAATAGTTAGCATCTATTAACTATATGTTCGGCTGAATTAGCAATCAATGTTAGTGTTTGTTACTGAAATACATTAATGTTGCCTAATTACTGAATTAGTGTGAAATCTATGCTTATATTCTGCTGATATTCTGTGGTCTGTTCTGCTGCATTAGAATTGTCAAGTTTAAATGTGTCAAATTATTCTCTTATGTTGGGCACTGTGAGGCTGATAAGTTTTGCTTCTTGAACTTTTAGATGGCTGGGAAAGCAGGTGGGTAAAATCTGAATGGAAGAAAGATGAAAACGTGGCTGGAGAGTGGAATCACACCTCTGGGAAGTGGAATGGAGACGCCAACGACAAAGGTCTGCAATCTCCCACTAATTAGAGCCTAGTTACTTCAAGCTATAAGCCTTTTGATAACTGACTCTTTTATCTGGAGCTgaatgttaaaaataataacatctATTTACTTATTCTATATTTCAGGTATTCAGACCAGTGAAGACTACAGGTTCTACGCCATTTCGGCTGAGTTCCCTGAATTTAGTAACAAGGGAAAGAACTTAGTGTTCCAGTTCTCTGTTAAGCATGAGCAGAAGCTTGACTGTGGTGGTGGGTACATGAAGTTGCTTAGTGGAGACGTTGACCAAAAGAAATTCGGTGGTGACACTCCCTACAGGTTGCacataatattttcttgctactttttttttaaccataaaagcattatttgttttgatgtatgtttttacttttaaaaatgttCCGTAGTTCATGAATGAAGTTTTTGATAAATGTTTCCATACAGTATCATGTTTGGACCAGACATCTGTGGCTACAGTACCAAGAAAGTCCATGCTATTCTCACTTATAACGAGACAAACCACTTGATCAAGAAGGAAGTCCCATGTGAGACTGATCAGCTGACCCATGTCTACACTTTCATCCTCCGCCCTGATGCCACATACAGTATTCTCATTGACAATGTGGAGAAACAGTCTGGTAGCTTGTACTCTGACTGGGACATTCTCCCACCAAAGAAGATCAAGGATCCAAGTGCCAAGAAAGTAATTCCCAGTGCATCACATTTTCAGAGTCAATTgatatttatctttttgataGTGTTAATGATCAAGTTACATGTTTATTGCAGCCTGAAGATTGGGATGACAAGGAATTCATTGATGATCCTGAGGATAAGAAGCCAGAGGTATCCTTTGTATATTTTTTGAGTGGTTTGTCTGTGCCATTTGAAAATGGAGGAAGACGACGATCAATTTATTCAATCTGTAATAACTGCAGGGCTATGATGATATTCCAGAGGAGATAACTGATCCCGAAGCCAAGAAGGTAACCAGTTGAGCTTTACTTATATAAGTCTTATATTAATACCTGGAATATAgagtaaattttttaattactgAGCCTTTTTTAAATTGCAGCCAGAGGACTGGGACGATGAAGAAGATGGTGAATGGACAGCCCCAACCATCCCCAATCCGGAGTACAAGGGCCCATGGAAGGCAAAGGTTTGTGGAGTCTGAACATTTAAGTTGAATGACTTGTCCCTGATTATGGTGCCTAATGCTTAGTCTTTCGTCTTTTCAGAAAATCAAGAACCCCAACTACAAGGGGAAGTGGAAGGCTCCTATGATTGACAACCCAGGTCCTTTTAGTTGTCAATACTACGTCTATATATTTTTGTGAGCTGACTTTTAGTATCACAATTATTGATATCCATGCTGTTTTTGTCTCTAGACTTCAAGGATGACCCAGATCTATATGTTTTCCCAAAATTGAAGTATGTCGGAGTTGAGCTGTGGCAAGTAAGgaattttccttttcttgtgtgATCTGCTGTAAATTACACCATTAACAATTTTGATTTACTGTGTTTGCACTTAATTGACATAATCATAATGTATTTTGCAGGTGAAATCTGGAACCTTGTTTGACAATGTTGTGATATGCGATGATCCAGAGTATGCCAAGTCCATTGCAGAGGAAACATGGGGAAAGCAGAAGGATGTATGTGGTTCCTTCCTTATTCTCTTAGTGTAGTCATAATAGAATTATTGAGTCTTAATAGTTAATATTATCTTAATTATGCAGGCTGAAAAGGCTGCTTTTGAGGAAGCagaaaagaagagagaggaGGAGGAATCAAAGAATGCTCCAGCTGAATCTGATGTAAGCCTCTAAATTTTCTTTGGAAAACCCTTTCTTACTCTATCAGTAAGCTGTGTTGTTCCTTGTTGTCTTGCTCTTATGTTGTTAACATGTTTTTCCAGGCCGAGGAAGATGACGAGGCTGATGAGGCTGATTCAGATGATGCTGATGACAAGTCTGACTCCAAGGATGAGGACACACATGTAAGAATTGACAAATTGTTTTTTAACTTTCAAAACAATGGTGGCATCAATCTTTTCTTCTGGTTCTCAATCTGACAGTATGTACCCTTTTGTTTTTGCAGGATGAACTGTAAGGGCCAAGCATTTTGATTCAACTGACAAAGAAGCTACTTGGCAGTTCCCGGAAGATTTCCTCCTCCCTCCCccctttcttttttgtttccttACTAGTGAATTAGCCCCTTCCCAATTTTAGTGAAAAGACGGAGATTTGAGGGTGCATGAGGTCTTATATGGCTGATTGCTTTGATGTCATTGGGACTCGGCCAATAGGAATACATGTTTGGTTTTGACTAGAATTTTAAACTAAATGGTGTTGAAATTACACT belongs to Solanum stenotomum isolate F172 chromosome 1, ASM1918654v1, whole genome shotgun sequence and includes:
- the LOC125866659 gene encoding calreticulin encodes the protein MATPRMKSPSSLHLVAVFSLLVVAAAAEVFFEESFNDGWESRWVKSEWKKDENVAGEWNHTSGKWNGDANDKGIQTSEDYRFYAISAEFPEFSNKGKNLVFQFSVKHEQKLDCGGGYMKLLSGDVDQKKFGGDTPYSIMFGPDICGYSTKKVHAILTYNETNHLIKKEVPCETDQLTHVYTFILRPDATYSILIDNVEKQSGSLYSDWDILPPKKIKDPSAKKPEDWDDKEFIDDPEDKKPEGYDDIPEEITDPEAKKPEDWDDEEDGEWTAPTIPNPEYKGPWKAKKIKNPNYKGKWKAPMIDNPDFKDDPDLYVFPKLKYVGVELWQVKSGTLFDNVVICDDPEYAKSIAEETWGKQKDAEKAAFEEAEKKREEEESKNAPAESDAEEDDEADEADSDDADDKSDSKDEDTHDEL